In the Hemitrygon akajei chromosome 7, sHemAka1.3, whole genome shotgun sequence genome, one interval contains:
- the pdcl gene encoding phosducin-like protein — MTTLDDKILGEKLQYYCSSSDDDDSDRDENQQKTIKNAVISVGAGVRERSAVNTGPKGVINDWRRFKQLETEQRAEQRREVHRLIKKLSMSCRSHLDEQKELHKQKVVQEKVNGKLTLKECNMLNEQDDEVFLEQYRKQRMKEMREHLYSGKRFEQIYELTSSEDFLDTIDKEEKNTLIVVHIYEAELPGCEAMNGCLICLASDYPLVKFCKVRSSVIGASARFTDNALPALLVYKCGDLIGNFVRITDQLGYDFFAADLESFLREYGVLPEKDAVSPMSIKSASVCRSDDSDLDID; from the exons ATGACGACCTTGGACGATAAGATCCTCGGAGAAAAGCTGCAGTACTACTGCAGCAGCAGCGACGATGATGACAGTGACCGCGATGAGAATCAGCAAAAGACCATCAAAAATGCTGTGATTTCTGTGGGCGCGGGCGTGCGGGAGCGGAGCGCTGTGAACACAG GTCCGAAAGGAGTCATCAACGACTGGCGGCGCTTCAAGCAGCTGGAAACGGAGCAGCGTGCCGAACAGCGCCGAGAGGTCCACCGGCTCATCAAGAAGCTGTCGATGAGCTGTCGCTCTCACCTGGACGAACAGAAGGAGCTCCACAAGCAGAAGGTGGTCCAGGAGAAAGTCAATGGCAAG TTGACACTGAAAGAATGCAATATGCTGAATGAGCAGGACGATGAGGTGTTTCTGGAGCAGTACCGCAAGCAGCGGATGAAGGAGATGAGGGAGCACCTCTATAGCGGAAAGCGCTTTGAGCAGATCTATGAGCTCACCAGCTCTGAGGACTTTCTAGACACAATTGATAAAGAGGAGAAGAACACTCTGATCGTAGTTCACATCTACGAAGCTGAACTGCCGGGCTGCGAAGCCATGAATGGCTGCCTGATCTGCCTGGCCTCTGACTACCCATTGGTAAAGTTCTGCAAGGTCCGTAGCTCTGTGATCGGTGCCAGTGCCCGGTTCACCGACAACGCCTTGCCTGCTCTCCTGGTCTACAAGTGCGGTGACCTGATCGGCAACTTCGTGCGCATCACCGACCAGCTTGGGTATGACTTCTTCGCCGCTGACCTGGAGTCATTTCTGCGCGAGTACGGCGTGCTGCCGGAGAAAGATGCTGTGTCACCCATGTCCATTAAGAGTGCCTCGGTGTGCCGTAGTGACGATAGTGACCTTGACATTGACTGA